ttactcaaatgatgtcaattagcctatcagaagcttctaaagccaagacgtctttttctggaattttccaagctgtttaaaggcccagtcaacttagtgtatgttaacttctgacccactggaattgtgatacagtgagttataagtgaaataatctgtctgtaaacaattgttggaaaaattacacatgcacaaagtagatgtcctaacgaacttgacaaaactatattttgttaacaagaaatttgtggaggggttgaaaaactagttttaatgactccaacctaagtgtatgtaaacttccgacttaaactgtaggtagggatgaagtgactatgcatagataagaaacagcgagtagcagcagtgtacaaaataaATGGGAgcggggggtcaatgtaatagtccggtggccagttgattaattgttcagcagtgttATGGCTTGAGAGttgaagccttttggtcctagacttggtgctccgttACCGCttgcaaggaacttgaaactctcaacccactccactacagccccgttgatgttaatgggggcctgttcggcacGCCTTTCCCTAGTCCACGATCACGCTCCTttttcttgctcacattgagggagagtttgttgtcctggcaccactttgccagatctctgacctcctccctataggctgtctcgtcattgtgtAAGGATCGacggagatgagaagcaggtatggGGAGTTGACATTTAATTATGAacagaaaagacagaaacagTGTCAGAATACAGATACACAACAAACAATGCAGCAGCGGGGGACAGAGCTGGGGACCTGACAAAtacaggggaggtaataaacaggttagtGGGTGAGTCCAATATAACTGAagcgcgtgacgagggaaggcaggtgtgcgtaaatgatggtggcaggagtgcgtaatgcagggcagcctggcgccctcgagcgccagggggAAGAGCGTGAcacattgtcggtgatcaggcctaccactgttgtgtcatcagcaaactcaatgatggtgttggagtcgtgtttggccacacagttgtgggtgatcAAAGAGTACAGGTGGGGACTAactacacacccctgaggggccccagtgttgaggatcagcgtggcagacgtgttgttgcctacccctaccacctggggcggcttgtcaggaagtccagaatccagtggctgagggaggggtttagtcccagggtccttagcttagtgatgagcttcgtgggcactatggtgttgaacgctgagctgtagtcaatgaacagcattctcacataggtgttccttttgtccaggtgggaaaggttaTCAAGTTCAAATGACATGGCTTGGAAACACCTCTTATACCCTGTGGCCTGATGGGGAAGACTGGATGAAAGCATGAGGAGGTTTTATAGGGCCTTAATTTTTTGTGGAATCCAGCAGAATCCAGAATTCTGAAGGCATAGAATCAGGCgaagagagagtgggaattgTCATGTTATCAAACTTTGGGATAACTTTGCATATATAATTATGAAAAGCTTACCACATTGTTAATACggttatgttttgtgtttctcaTTGATTTTCAAGTCTTGTGCTATCACTCACTTAGGAACCAGAAGGACGTTGAAATGGAAGGGGTCGACAACTCCAGCGGACACGTTACTATCAGTTTCTATGTGAAATGGTCATAGAACAGAAGTCAACATACTGTAAGTCTCTGAGTTTGTCGATGGTGAatcatgtttttgttttattattattgtttgtcCATCTATAAGTCATTCCCAAGTTTATGTCATGTTGAACAGTATGGAGTTAAATGTTCAAAACGGGGGACTGATGGATTCTGGGTTCTTACTCCTAAACTCGGGATAGGGTTAATTATCAGGTATCCTGTTGAAATATCGAGTGCTTAGGGTTAGAGGGgctacaccagaagttaatggttatctgtaggaggaaggtatatggtgggtgcaattaagcttggaatgtgcTGAGTGCAGGGTAAATTATTACGTGGCAGCactgataaggggagagagccgtGGATTAGTGATGAAGGGGGTTGAGGTCACGTAAAGGGAGAAGGCACTGTTTATTGCCACTTCATTTCCTGGCTAGCAACAGAGATTTAGTGtttggagagaaggagaagatttCACCCCAGATTGGGGTACATACACCACCACTATTGGAAATGTATTTTGGTCGGTTCAGCTGTTCGACCCTCTGGGATAAATAAAGATGGTTTAAGCTTTCATAGCGTCCGTTGAGTTCTTACTCTGATAATTTAGATCCTAACGAGATGTAGTAATATTTTTGTACATGTCTTACCTCCAAACGAGTCACCTACCAAGCCAATGCAATGGAGTGCAACGCGATCACGTGCCCACTTAAGACCCTGAAAACTGACATGTATGATAGGCGTTTTCATAATCTAAAAGTCCTATTCCTATTAACTTCCGGTGTTGCGAGTGTCTTTTTCTCAAAGCTACTTCATACAGGCAgaatttctgcctgcttgaacaGCAATATCTCAGCTACACGTGAAAACATGAATTAACTTAGGGAATCGATAAAACTTCGTTcagagattttatttatttttctaggcaagtcagttaagaacaaattcttattttcaatgatggcctagaaacagtgggttaactgccttgtttaggggcagaacgacagacttgtaccttgtcagctcagggatttgatcttgcaacctttcggttactagtccaacgctctaaccactaggctaccctgtcgcccggCATAGCctacatgcacaaacacaatatattaatatatatatatacatatcatTTTAtgtgtgttattattatttttgtctgTATGGAAAATGGTAAAATATAatatttgaaagaaaaacaaataGTTGAATCTTTACTTTAAGTGCCGGTAAACATGCCACTGGCGGTGTAAGGCCTCAGTCAGTCGCTCTTGAGCCAAAACACCAGCCCCACCAATACGCTGTTGGCACACTCCAACCATAGGAGGTTGATGCTGATGTAGGCAGGGACTGCAAGGCCCAAAAGCTCACAGGCGATGCACATGACCAGGTAAGATGCCCACGTTGTGCCAAAGTCCAaagtcaggctgaggtaaaggggggGCCTCTGCCATTCAGTCTCCACTGCCAGTGCTTTCTGCTCGTCCTCGTCACCCCCTAGCTGCTGTAACTTGGCATACCTGAATCTCAAGTGGCTCTGCAGCATTGGGTTAACATTATCCCTCTGCTCTGACAGCCTGTTGGCCTCCTTCAGCCACAAAGGCATCTGTTTGTAGTGGAGCAGCATTACACAGCAGATGGCCACGGAGATCCCCACTGAGAAATGTACCACAAACACAGACTCCTGCACAGTGCACCCTAaagcattcctccctccctcgtaCTCAACCTCTAGGAGGTTGGTGACTGCTGAGCAGCAGGAGTGCACACCGGCCAGCACCCACACCAGCAGCGTCAGGGCATAGTTCCATAGGTCCCTACAGGGAGCGTCGTGACACGTGGTGTAGCGTGGCTCGTAGAGGTAGTCCAGCAGCCCCAGGCCCAGCACGGGCAGAGGCAGCGCGTTGAACATGGCTGAGGCATGAGCCAAGAGGAAGCAGATGGACACCGGGGAGCGGGCGGGTCCAAGGAACCACACAGCCACCACAGTGCACAACAACACCACATCGACCAGGAAGACGGAGAGGCCACAGACGCCCATGAAGGAGGTGTGCAGCCAGCGCAAGCACATCGACAGGACCAGAAAGTCCAGGCCCACCTTTAACAGCAAGATGAACAGAAACTGACCGGTGCTGTCCTCATAGTAGCTCCCCTCTTCCCAGGACTCAATGATGGCCAGCATGTTGAAGCTTTTGCCGTGAGGACTGAGCCCAGCTCCAGAAGTAATCTACTGGGACTGTAACGTTCCACTCGATGTCACCATGCTCAGGGAAAAACTGTTGAAGAGAGAGTGACATATGGAACAGTTAGCAGCAATCTACAAAAAGCTTCTACCAAGCAATGAAACATTTTTGTTGTGTTATCAGTACTACCTGGCTCTTGTGACTTGTTTACAGAAACAACTACAAAAATAAGAAACTTCAACTCTCCCtgtaaagggatagttcacccaaattacaaaatgacacagGCTTCCTTACCTTGCTAATATTGTACTATGACTTGattgggatttgtgccacaaatgctaaaacgttTGGAAACGGTGCcaggaaactaaaccaaagcatggattgctgtcatatcTTGTCCATGGACtacttacagggtaaggaaaccaatatgtcatttaGTATTTTGGGTGAACTTTCCCTTTAATGGATGTATCATGCCTCAACACTCGTTGTTTGGATTCCACCAAAATCAAGTGTTATTGCATTTATAGCTCCATCTATGAATTTGAGCATGATTGAATTTCAAACCAAGCAACAGGGCTGCCTTTGACTTATTCACTTTCTTAAACGAATAGTTGTTTTACAATAacaaggtttccatccaacctttttattgCAAGTCAAATACGTTGGAGAAAAGAAATGTCacaacaggcctgatggaaactgATTTGGAAGCTTTTGTCCGTAAGCTTTCCagatgtcgacaaaacaaaacatgcgagacaaggtgggatctttttgtgtctgtaaaatgtattataCGTGAAATGGTGGTGGAAGTCACGCGATCTAGTCGAAAGAGGAGGAATGGAAGCGCCattaaggtacacaatagtacattttggtagacagaaggtgctctttggtataaaagggataaattggtcatcaaaaagaaaggaggaccaaggcactcttcattaaatgaattaaaatgcctttatttgtatggcatgttcaatagaaacagtgTTTTTTAAACGATGCGTTTCGGCTGcaaggccttcgtcagggagaaaaccttgtttctattgaacatgcctttattagtatggcatgttcaatagaaacagtgTTTTTTAAACGATGCGTTTCGGCTGcaaggccttcgtcagggagaaaaccttgtttctattgaacatgcctttattagtatggcatgttcaatagaaacagtgTTTTTTAAACGATGCGTTTCGGCTGcaaggccttcgtcagggagaaaaccttgtttctattgaacatgcctttattagtatggcatgttcaatagaaacagtgTTTTTTAAACGATGCGTTTCGGCTGcaaggccttcgtcagggagaaaaccttgtttctattgaacatgcctttattagtatggcatgttcaatagaaacagtgTTTTTTAAACGATGCGTTTCGGCTGcaaggccttcgtcagggagaaaaccttgtttctattgaacatgcctttattagtatggcatgttcaatagaaacagtgTTTTTTAAACGATGCGTTTCGGCTGcaaggccttcgtcagggagaaaaccttgtttctattgaacatgcctttattagtatggcatgttcaatagaaacagtgTTTTTTAAACGATGCGTTTCGGCTGcaaggccttcgtcagggagaaaaccttgtttctattgaacatgcctttatttgtatggcatgttcaatagaaacagtgTTTTTTAAACGATGCGTTTCGGCTGcaaggccttcgtcagggagaaaaccttgtttctattgaacatgcctttattagtatggcatgttcaatagaaacagtgTTTTTTAAACGATGCGTTTCGGCTGcaaggccttcgtcagggagaaaaccttgtttctattgaacatgcctttattagtatggcatgttcaatagaaacagtgTTTTTTAAACGATGCGTTTCGGCTGcaaggccttcgtcagggagaaaaccttgtttctattgaacatgcctttattagtatggcatgttcaatagaaacagtgTTTTTTAAACGATGCGTTTCGGCTGcaaggccttcgtcagggagaaaaccttgtttctattgaacatgcctttattagtatggcatgttcaatagaaacagtgTTTTTTAAACGATGCGTTTCGGCTGcaaggccttcgtcagggagaaaaccttgtttctattgaacatgcctttatttgtatggcatgttcaatagaaacagtgTTTTTTAAACGATGCGTTTCGGCTGcaaggccttcgtcagggagaaaacgttgtttctattgaacatgcctttattagtatggcatgttcaatagaaacagtgTTTTTTAAACGATGCGTTTCGGCTGcaaggccttcgtcagggagaaaaccttgtttctattgaacatgcctttattagtatggcatgttcaatagaaacagtgTTTTTTAAACTATGCGTTTCGGCTGcaaggccttcgtcagggagaaaaccttgtttctattgaacatgcctttattagtatggcatgttcaatagaaacagtgTTTTTTAAACGATGCGTTTCGGCTGcaaggccttcgtcagggagaaaaccttgtttctattgaacatgccatacaaataaaagcattttaattcattatatgaagagtgccttggtcctcctttctttttgttgGTCACGCGATATGTTGTATGATCGTCCCACTACA
This genomic stretch from Oncorhynchus kisutch isolate 150728-3 linkage group LG24, Okis_V2, whole genome shotgun sequence harbors:
- the LOC116357004 gene encoding uncharacterized protein LOC116357004; amino-acid sequence: MLAIIESWEEGSYYEDSTGQFLFILLLKVGLDFLVLSMCLRWLHTSFMGVCGLSVFLVDVVLLCTVVAVWFLGPARSPVSICFLLAHASAMFNALPLPVLGLGLLDYLYEPRYTTCHDAPCRDLWNYALTLLVWVLAGVHSCCSAVTNLLEVEYEGGRNALGCTVQESVFVVHFSVGISVAICCVMLLHYKQMPLWLKEANRLSEQRDNVNPMLQSHLRFRYAKLQQLGGDEDEQKALAVETEWQRPPLYLSLTLDFGTTWASYLVMCIACELLGLAVPAYISINLLWLECANSVLVGLVFWLKSD